A window of the Plasmodium vinckei vinckei genome assembly, chromosome: PVVCY_08 genome harbors these coding sequences:
- a CDS encoding glutamine-dependent NAD(+) synthetase, putative, whose product MKKNSIGLSCCSIYSSPLDYEGNKLKIIESIKECKKLNCSIRIGGELEITGVSCKNSFKGIEDIHENCWITLSNILKEKYENGNITDNILCFISMPIYFKKKLYSSEVIIYNSQIIYISPKENVENNDQSMYFSSYTGLNHENAKNDGQSSIIFSNSNVNIISNNFETFPLPMCIQKITQQKETYIGKCIIEYDGVKIMHTFLDDLISIERNETIDDRIDIFNKWDPNSNETINYVSDNKKNISPFEKEYTKLVTTNKINLECVDVLLVNGYITNELELFKKYFSALMNLTKKYPHLTLCFSNNFGCDNYLYMFDGFSFIGKDDKILTKNGRYSFYEIQVASTKVEIERNKMNSKSGENKVEKQISLLSINKHDKDTKEPIFTYNKDIPLSIECSKDILSKNLPDIFNINKYSKDNKNLTELFNNHHCDDMQNDDESKTESRSCYIFNGKVERLHNIYEELSFNCSMFLWHILHLSKAKGFTLALSGGIDSAFCACMVYVLSTMLEIQMKEIEDDRKNGEKKHIDDINKEAFSNKLKNVLINKACKKSICNQLLNTLSMPSKNNSSETKYFSEELSKAINSYHNIYCIDDIFNFFKNAGENFLNEKLKFKSENGTNYHDLCLQNIQSRSRMIMIYFFNTLICQKKYAQYNMYNEFLITLATGNLDESILGYFTKYDCSSGDIDIIGNVSKILIKETMCYIANNPIFDLQILNKINSYSPSAELKPLDNKQIDENELNLKFVEIKLLTILKNKFSLGPSSMYYYLSQYFWPNMSKSDIFDKIQIFFTKVYKNIHKLFILPPSLQNESCAINMNNFSNFATIDFDQMRQRYGIPMDNKMGDKNQTK is encoded by the coding sequence atgaaaaaaaatagtataggATTGAGTTGCTGCTCGATATATTCGAGTCCTTTAGATTATGaaggaaataaattaaaaataatagaaagTATAAAAGAATGTAAAAAGTTAAATTGTAGTATAAGAATTGGAGGTGAATTAGAAATAACTGGAGTAAGttgtaaaaatagttttaaAGGAATTGAAGACATTCATGAAAATTGTTGGATAACATTaagtaatatattaaaggaaaaatatgaaaatggtAATATAAcggataatatattatgttttattagtatgcctatttattttaaaaaaaaattatatagttCAGAagtcattatatataacagtcaaattatatatatatctccTAAGGAAAATGTTGAGAATAATGATCAGTCGATGTACTTTTCATCATATACTGGATTAAATCAtgaaaatgcaaaaaatgaTGGACAAAGTTCTATCATTTTTTCGAACAGTaatgttaatataatttctaataattttgaaacGTTTCCATTGCCAATGTGTATCCAAAAGATAACACAACAAAAAGAAACATATATAGgaaaatgtataatagAATATGACggagtaaaaataatgcataCCTTTTTAGATGATTTAATTAGTATAGAAAGAAATGAAACTATTGATGATAgaattgatatatttaataaatgggATCCTAATTCGAATGAAACTATTAATTATGTTAGTGacaataagaaaaatatatctccTTTTGAAAAAGAGTATACAAAACTGGTCactacaaataaaataaatttagaaTGTGTTGATGTATTGCTAGTAAATGGGTATATAACTAATGAActtgaattatttaaaaaatatttttcagcATTAATGAAtctaacaaaaaaatatccacATTTAACTTTATGTTttagtaataattttgggtgtgataattatttgtatatgtTTGATGGGTTCTCATTTATCGGAAAAGATGACAAAATTTTGACAAAAAATGGAAGGTATTCATTTTACGAGATTCAAGTTGCATCTACCAAGGTAGAAATTGAGagaaacaaaatgaattcTAAAAGTGGTGAGAATAAAGTTGAAAAGCAAATATCTCTACTATCAATTAATAAACATGACAAAGATACAAAAGAACCCATTTTCACATACAATAAAGACATACCTTTATCTATAGAATGTTCTAAAGATATATTATCGAAAAATCTTCCTGACATTtttaacataaataaatattcaaaagataataaaaatttaacgGAATTATTTAACAACCATCATTGTGATGATATGCAAAATGATGACGAATCTAAAACGGAGTCTCGTtcttgttatatttttaatggaAAAGTAGAAAGATTACACAATATTTATGAAGAACTAAGTTTTAATTGTTCTATGTTTTTATGGCATATTTTACACTTATCAAAAGCAAAAGGTTTTACTTTAGCATTGTCTGGAGGAATAGACTCAGCCTTCTGTGCATGTATGGTATATGTACTATCAACGATGTTAGAAATTCAGATGAAAGAAATTGAAGATGATAGAAAAAatggagaaaaaaaacatattgacgatataaataaagaagcattttcaaataaattaaaaaatgttttaataaataaagcatgtaaaaaaagtatttgTAATCAACTATTAAATACATTATCTATGccatcaaaaaataatagttcagagacaaaatattttagtgAAGAATTAAGTAAAGCCATTAATTCTTATCATAACATTTATTGTATagatgatatatttaatttttttaaaaatgcaggagaaaattttttaaatgaaaaattaaaatttaagtCTGAAAATGGAACAAATTATCATGATTTGtgtttacaaaatatacaatCAAGATCAAGAATgattatgatatatttttttaatacattaatttgtcaaaaaaaatatgcacaatataatatgtataatgaATTCTTAATAACATTAGCTACTGGAAATTTAGATGAATCTATATTGggatattttacaaaatatgattGTTCATCTGGTGATATTGATATTATTGGAAATGTCagtaaaattttaataaaagaaacTATGTGCTACATAGCTAATAATCCTATTTTTGATcttcaaattttaaataaaataaattcatattCACCAAGTGCAGAATTAAAACCTTTagataataaacaaattgatgaaaatgaattaaacttaaaatttgttgaaataaaattattaacaattttaaaaaataaattttctttagGCCCATCTTctatgtattattatctttCTCAATATTTTTGGCCAAATATGTCTAAATCCgatatatttgataaaattcaaatattttttacaaaagtatataaaaatattcacaAACTTTTTATCCTTCCACCTTCCTTACAAAATGAATCATGTGCTATTAATATGAACAACTTCTCAAACTTTGCCACAATCGATTTCGATCAAATGAGACAACGATATGGAATCCCCATGGACAATAAAATGGGTGACAAAAACCAGaccaaataa
- a CDS encoding replication termination factor, putative — MGGDGGSLPQRVDLVRMKNKRLRENTGSLGYEKNTLVTVSHNKFNKKELKEYYFSHCVISQELLTEPFFCCRLGYLYNKENVFKLLLIKKQNKKKRKKDLYEKFAHIDSLKDLVLCKNKLNEDNKLVCLISNEIINSTSGAICLFSCGCIFSKKVFNKINISKEDVCIVCNRKFKPSDVIEIGLDDEDALEEKRKTIKKRKLDKEKKEITYHENK, encoded by the exons atGGGAGGAGATGGGGGAAGTTTACCTCAAAGAGTAGATTTAGTTcgtatgaaaaataaaagattaaGAGAAAATACGGGAAGTTTAggatatgaaaaaaatacactTGTTACAGTTAGccataataaatttaataaaaaagaattaaaggaatattattttagtCATTGTGTTATATCTCAa GAACTGCTTACAGAACCATTTTTCTGTTGTCGTCTTGGGtacttatataataaagaaaatgtttttaaattactTTTAATTaagaaacaaaataaaaaaaaaagaaaaaaagatttatatgaaaaatttgcACATATAGACTCCCTTAAAGATTTAGTTCTCTGTaagaataaattaaatgaagataataaattagTTTGTTTGATttcaaatgaaataatCAATTCAACTTCCGGTGCTATATGCCTATTTTCCTGTGGCtgcattttttcaaaaaaagtTTTCAACAAAATTAACATTTCAAAG GAAGATGTTTGCATAGTTTGCAACAGGAAATTTAAGCCAAGTGATGTCATTGAAATTGGCTTAGATGATGAAGATGCCCTTGaggaaaaaagaaaaacaattaaaaaacgaaaactggataaagaaaaaaaggaaataactTATCACgaaaacaaataa
- a CDS encoding CS domain protein, putative, with the protein MGELYNKRHKYMNNGVLIYEWEQTIDEVNIYINMNSNINKNDLDINIKCKRVNIGLKGAESFLEGELFSLIDEECSYWYIDDNILHILLTKVKKAEVWNCVFKGHKNLNPDDENNTKKKMLLERFQMEHPNFDFSSASFNGQVPDARTFMGGVKY; encoded by the exons atgggGGAACTATACAACAAAAGACATAAATACATGAACAATG gtgttttaatttatgaATGGGAACAAACAATAGATGAAGtaaacatttatataaatatgaattcaaatataaataaaaatgatttagacataaatataaaatgtaaaagaGTTAATATTGGATTAAAAGGAGCAGAAAGCTTTTTAGAAGGAGAATTATTTAGCTTGATTGATGAAGAATGTTCATATTGGTATAttgatgataatattttgcatatattattaacaaaagttaaaaaagcAGAAGTATGGAATTGTGTTTTTAAAGgacataaaaatttaaatccTGATGATGagaataatacaaaaaaaaaaatgctttTAGAAAGATTTCAAATGGAACATCcaaattttgatttttcgTCTGCCTCATTTAATGGGCAAGTACCGGATGCTCGAACTTTTATGGGTGGagttaaatattaa